A DNA window from Aspergillus nidulans FGSC A4 chromosome I contains the following coding sequences:
- the atfB gene encoding bZIP transcription factor atfB (transcript_id=CADANIAT00007647), translating into MVLSPSILLHISSQLVSLVTMSRTDSFLQQGVSYGNAGIISASELQRFQTSMYPSDIPNLAGNPFSLSEDNMWAPHPTTHPTINPSCIAAGGASDVHSYLTNHPFDELNHKQGPSNRRRSSAETELDQGSYRVRHGQVTPPSDHSPSTVYSVPSHDSKSAYLPSTIEGSSESPPKRRRSGSSNMSGSRGSTRASTSVEPTSPGDDKQEKTRARNRLAASKCRQKKKEQNHMLETRYEQEKMKNEELTRTVNSLRDAIVVAKDQLLAHSECGHESIKAYIQNMAKNISIQHEQFDFGTAPAQYGCHSERKPSGFGFDVHPPTA; encoded by the coding sequence ATGGTCTTGAGCCCCTCGATTCTACTACATATTTCCAGTCAGCTGGTTAGCTTGGTCACTATGTCTCGCACCGACAGCTTCCTTCAGCAAGGAGTGTCCTACGGCAATGCTGGCATCATATCTGCTTCGGAGCTACAACGCTTTCAGACGTCCATGTACCCCTCTGACATTCCCAACCTCGCCGGCAATCCTTTCAGCCTCTCTGAGGACAATATGTGGGCTCCTCATCCGACCACTCATCCTACTATTAATCCGTCATGCATCGCCGCGGGCGGTGCCAGTGACGTGCATTCCTACCTTACCAATCATCCCTTTGACGAACTGAATCACAAGCAAGGCCCGAGCAATCGCAGGCGAAGCTCGGCCGAAACTGAGCTTGACCAGGGTTCTTACCGGGTCCGCCATGGTCAAGTCACCCCTCCTTCAGACCATTCTCCCAGCACCGTCTACTCCGTTCCTTCCCACGACTCTAAGTCAGCATATCTCCCGTCCACCATTGAAGGCTCATCTGAGTCCCCGCCAAAGCGCAGAAGGAGCGGTTCTAGCAACATGAGTGGCAGTCGAGGCAGCACTCGGGCCTCAACCTCGGTCGAGCCTACGTCGCCCGGTGATGATAAACAAGAGAAGACTAGAGCACGGAACCGACTTGCGGCCAGCAAGTGCcgacagaagaagaaggagcagaacCATATGTTGGAGACCAGgtacgagcaggagaagatgaagaacgaggagctcACTCGCACTGTGAACTCGTTGAGGGACGCTATCGTGGTGGCCAAGGATCAGCTTCTTGCACACTCCGAATGTGGCCACGAATCCATCAAAGCGTACATCCAAAACATGGCGAAGAACATCTCCATTCAGCATGAGCAATTCGATTTTGGGACAGCCCCGGCACAGTACGGATGCCACTCGGAGCGAAAGCCTAGTGGATTTGGCTTTGATGTCCACCCACCGACGGCATGA
- the snf4 gene encoding AMP-activated serine/threonine-protein kinase regulatory subunit SNF4 (transcript_id=CADANIAT00007649) — protein sequence MASTSEGNLHRQQHQHQHRGRIPTGRISGSGSGLPPPANDTTTTTTTATTASATLPSATDLPSSTFRTVSTIPSAPVPVPPFSVCGHEGGFVQPSSYLRSRPLSYPMPPSQPERAIDREERQGLRAIRNFLKVRTSYDVLPLSFRLIVFDTALTVKESLNILTQNGIVSAPLWDSKSSTFAGLLTTSDYINVIQYYFQNPAALDKIDQLRLDSLREVERALDVAPPETISIDPERPLYEACRRMLESRARRIPLVTNDSQTDRHLVLSVITQYRILKFVAVNVSDTQKLRKPLGEIRLGSYHDIATASMDTPVIDVIHILVQRSISSVPIVNSEGVVYNVFESVDVVTLIKGGVYDDLSLTVGEALKKRSPDFPGIYTCSLNDGLDTIFDTIRKSRVHRLVVVDDNFRLKGVLTLSDILQYILLEGEGDEC from the exons ATGGCGTCTACATCGGAAGGGAACTTGCATCGtcaacaacaccagcaccagcatcgTGGGCGGATCCCCACGGGCAGAATCAgcggctccggctccggGTTGCCGCCTCCAGCCAACGACACCACAACCACTACCACCACGGCGACCACTGCCAGCGCTACTCTTCCTTCTGCCACCGATCTCCCCTCATCGACGTTTCGCACGGTCAGCACGATCCCGTCCGCCCCCGTCCCCGTCCCTCCTTTCTCCGTCTGTGGTCACGAGGGTGGTTTTGTCCAGCCCTCCTCTTACCTCCGATCGCGACCTCTCTCATATCCAATGCCCCCATCCCAGCCTGAAAGGGCGATCGATCGGGAAGAGCGCCAGGGCCTA CGTGCCATCCGCAACTTCCTCAAGGTCCGCACCAGCTATGATGTCCTTCCTTTAAGTTTCCggctcatcgtcttcgacaCCGCCTTGACAGTGAAAGAGAGCCTAAATATCCTCACTCAGAATG GAATTGTTTCGGCGCCGCTATGGGACTCGAAGTCGTCCACCTTCGCCGGCCTTCTCACTACGTCCGATTACATCAATGTCATTCAATATTACTTCCAAAATCCCGCCGCCTTAGATAAAATAGACCAACTCCGCTTGGATAGCCTTCGAG AGGTGGAACGGGCATTGGATGTCGCCCCGCCAGAGACTATCTCCATTGACCCAGAGCGACCGTTGTACGAGGCGTGCCGGCGTATGCTCGAGTCCCGAGCTCGAAGGATTCCGCTTGTTACCAACGATAGCCAGACAGATCGACATCTCGTCCTCAGCGTCATAACCCAGTATCGTATTCTCAAATTCGTGGCCGTGAACGTTAGCGATACACAAAAATTGCGGAAGCCGCTCGGGGAGATAAGACTGGGGTCGTACCATGATATCGCGACCGCTTCCATGGACACGCCGGTCATTGATGTGATTCATATACTGGTCCAGCGGAGTATATCTAGTGTGCCCATTGTGAACTCAGAAG GTGTCGTATACAACGTTTTCGAATCGGTAGATGTTGTTACTCTAATCAAAGGCGGGGTATATGACGATTTGAGCCTTACAGTAGGCGAAGCATTGAAGAAGCGGTCCCCG GATTTCCCTGGAATCTATACCTGCTCTTTGAACGACGGTTTAGACACTATTTTTGATACAATTCGCAAGTCCCGCGTGCATCGACTGGTTGTAGTAGACGACAATTTCCGATTAAAAGGCGTTCTTACACTGAGCGACATTTTACAGTATATCCTGCTAGAAGGCGAAGGTGATGAATGTTAA
- a CDS encoding uncharacterized protein (transcript_id=CADANIAT00007650) — protein sequence MASLRFQYTKANGTLRSVIWKPRLYPMCEDQGMAIVPWAALGGSLLLSCQQRQEREKKQAGQKSFYELGPHELTVSGALEKVAVAKKTTVQAIALAYLFHPSTYVVPIVGVQTIDHVKGMNDAISVKLSPEEIQSIQDAAPFNPLFPMNFLNQLQGWQGVQDSVDAGGPCAV from the exons ATGGCATCACTCCGTTTTCAATATACCAAGGCAAATGGAACGCTGCGTTCCGTGATATGGAAGCCGAGATTATACCCCATGTGTGAGGACCAGGGCATGGCTATTGTCCCTTGGGCGGCGCTCGGCGGGAGCCTGCTTCTATCTTGCCAACAGAGGCAAGAGCGTGAGAAAAAGCAGGCTGGCCAAAAGAGCTTTTACGAATTGGGTCCGCATGAGCTCACGGTGTCTGGCGCACTGGAAAAGGTCGCTGTTGCCAAGAAGACTACAGTGCAGGCTATC GCCCTGGCGTATTTGTTCCACCCATCGACCTACGTAGTCCCAATCGTCGGCGTCCAGACGATAGACCACGTCAAGGGGATGAATGATGCAATAAGTGTCAAGCTCTCGCCCGAAGAGATCCAGTCAATACAAGATGCTGCGCCGTTCAACCCTCTTTTTCCCATGAACTTCCTTAATCAactgcaaggatggcaagggGTTCAGGACTCGGTTGACGCCGGTGGACCATGCGCAGTATAG
- a CDS encoding uncharacterized protein (transcript_id=CADANIAT00007648) — MTQAQEKGRCDGYSPCRAQFTMLRIDVVTSTGKPADKAIVISTLVFTFRLDSRMGRLSIFSWSSVKGSNSGSDISRSWTLMSRPQSTTTQPGQQKIDSAGDTDPDGLKESKTGCTHSDEGATSRYSSQKENRANPYGLTPQTDPDVTNRDVLEPITLGPNTGSFSRRLAGFKTLFRHRHRRRRLDFFITKDEAVEVARNYPCRSSRASEEVGDDGCEDDEVAAAAQPSSSPKGPIPNDDTRKVSDTTEKSVNSNATNVTVCHHPSKRLSMPIIVVDRDFAHSNPFDDIWEASRSETHLSNPFKEQARTTESTERSSSGYSGSENPFSSLQGHVLELSNSSRSSWGCPSGLNGWPTPSDRRSATQAFNRLASELFLDPLGDNSCRTDKAATPVQNLFADPGNLETATQAYHYFAQQVLSAEKERTKIHMTMRSSKMPDFLDDVPTSEETQNSHVLSVAFTFRALLAGLPGGVLGSVQLWRVLVNIYHGRISPQSVQRTGSCLAGLSAEDYAKVRAISLAIVALTSSMQLNLICGVFGLCSLLLHETERMLEIERCQRRTNRRIASGADKLSLERFALTLGPLLIDPRGQGGDAGAFHMGPDEIESQRVVTLLIGNWRSISRQLRIWERRGLEELEGRAQARTRARATSGESEKAVERCQKECI; from the exons ATGACACAAGCACAGGAAAAGGGAAGGTGCGATGGCTACAGCCCGTGCCGAGCTCAATTCACGATGCTGCGGATTGATGTCGTTACGAGTACTGGAAAGCCTGCCGATAAAGCAATCGTTATTTCTACGCTCGTCTTTACTTTTAGATTGGATAGCAGGATGGGCCGTCTCAGCATATTTTCCTGGTCATCGGTGAAAGGAAGCAACTCGGGTTCCGACATCAGTCGATCCTGGACTTTGATGAGTCGACCTCAATCGACGACAACCCAGCCTGGACAACAAAAAATAGACTCGGCAGGAGATACTGATCCTGACGGGCTGAAGGAATCCAAAACAGGGTGTACGCACAGCGACGAGGGTGCTACAAGCCGTTACTCGTCGCAGAAAGAGAACCGTGCAAACCCATATGGTCTAACGCCTCAGACAGATCCAGATGTCACTAACCGCGATGTCTTAGAGCCAATCACGCTTGGGCCAAATACAGGCTCCTTTTCCCGACGCCTCGCAGGCTTCAAGACTCTTTTTCGCCATAGACATCGGCGGCGAAGgcttgatttcttcatcaccaaAGACGAAGCCGTAGAGGTAGCTCGTAACTACCCTTGTCGTTCAAGCCGGGCTTCCGAGGAAGTCGGCGACGATGGAtgcgaagacgatgaagttGCAGCTGCCGCGCAGCCCAGCAGTTCGCCCAAAGGTCCTATACCCAACGACGATACTCGAAAAGTCAGCGATACGACTGAGAAGTCCGTGAACTCGAATGCCACCAATGTTACTGTTTGCCATCATCCATCTAAGCGCTTATCAATGCCTATTATCGTTGTTGACCGAGATTTCGCACATTCAAATCCATTCGATGACATTTGGGAAGCCTCGCGCTCTGAAACGCACCTCAGTAACCCATTTAAAGAGCAAGCAAGGACCACCGAGTCTACAGAGCGGTCTAGTTCCGGATACAGCGGCTCAGAGAACCCTTTTTCTTCATTACAGGGACATGTACTAGAATTGAGTAACTCATCTCGATCAAGCTGGGGTTGCCCTTCAGGGCTCAACGGCTGGCCAACGCCTTCCGATAGGCGTTCTGCTACTCAAGCATTCAACAGGCTAGCGTCCGAGCTATTTTTGGACCCCCTGGGTGACAATTCTTGCCGAACAGATAAGGCTG CCACCCCGGTACAGAATCTCTTCGCCGACCCTGGTAACCTTGAAACGGCCACTCAAGCGTATCATTATTTTGCACAGCAAGTGCTATCcgcagagaaggaaaggaccAAGATCCacatgacgatgaggagcagTAAAATGCCAGATTTCTTGGACGACGTCCCCACGTCAGAAGAAACGCAGAACTCGCATGTCCTCAGTGTCGCCTTTACGTTTAGGGCATTGTTGGCGGGACTGCCTGGTGGTGTACTTGGCTCCGTGCAATTATGGCGGGTACTCGTGAACATCTACCATGGACGCATCTCCCCGCAATCAGTTCAGCGGACTGGTAGCTGTCTCGCAGGACTCTCAGCAGAGGACTATGCCAAGGTCCGAGCTATCAGTTTAGCCATTGTGGCGCTTACGAGCTCCATGCAACTCAACCTCATCTGCGGGGTCTTTGGGCTCTGCTCATTGCTTCTCCATGAAACAGAACGAATGTTGGAAATAGAGCGATGTCAACGACGGACGAATCGCCGCATTGCCAGTGGTGCAGACAAGCTCAGTTTGGAGCGATTTGCACTGACACTGGGGCCACTCCTCATTGATCCgcgaggacaaggaggcGACGCAGGCGCATTCCACATGGGTCCCGACGAGATTGAAAGCCAGCGGGTGGTCACGCTCTTGATTGGGAACTGGCGCAGCATCAGTCGACAGTTGCGAATCTGGGAGCGGCGTGggcttgaagagctggaagggcGAGCGCAGGCAAGGACACGGGCACGCGCAACGAGCGGCGAAAGCGAGAAAGCAGTAGAGAGATGCCAGAAAGAGTGTATATAA